The proteins below are encoded in one region of Desulfuromonadales bacterium:
- the gpmI gene encoding 2,3-bisphosphoglycerate-independent phosphoglycerate mutase gives THQDNAVLQANTPRLDALFRDYPATRLGASGLDVGLPEGQMGNSEVGHLNIGAGRIVYQDLTRISKSVADGDFFENPVFNRALGALRQTGGRLHLMGLLSDGGVHSHNTHLYALVELARRRGIKDVCIHAFLDGRDTPPKSGGDYLAQLEERLGAIGVGRVATVMGRYFAMDRDNRWERVERAWRALTAGAGQIVASSAEAIAGAYETGQTDEFVEPRIVRRPADPAGTVEDGDAVIFFNFRSDRAREITRAFTDPDFAGFVRAKIPKLATYVCLTEYDETFGLPVAFPSQSYANILGEVVARAGKTQLRIAETEKYAHVTFFFNGGSEVPFAGEDRVLIPSPQEVATYDQKPAMSARLVTDEVVARAASAAYDLIVLNYANPDMVGHTGIRPAAVAAMETVDACVGRVVDAVLAAGGSLLIASDHGNCEQMVDETGQPHTAHTANPVPLLLVDPDHRTAKLREGILADIAPTILELMKLEKPAEMTGKSLLV, from the coding sequence ACACACCAGGACAACGCGGTGCTGCAGGCCAACACCCCCCGGCTCGATGCCCTGTTCAGGGATTACCCTGCCACCCGCCTGGGAGCGTCCGGCCTCGACGTCGGCCTGCCCGAGGGACAGATGGGAAACTCGGAGGTCGGCCACCTGAACATCGGCGCCGGCCGTATCGTCTACCAGGACCTGACCCGCATCAGCAAGAGTGTCGCCGACGGCGATTTTTTTGAAAATCCAGTCTTCAACCGGGCACTTGGTGCGCTGCGGCAGACTGGCGGCCGGCTGCATCTCATGGGCCTGCTCTCCGACGGTGGCGTGCACTCCCACAATACGCATCTCTATGCTTTGGTTGAACTGGCCAGGCGTCGCGGCATCAAGGACGTCTGCATTCACGCCTTTCTCGACGGCCGCGATACCCCACCGAAGAGCGGCGGCGACTATCTGGCCCAGCTCGAGGAGCGCCTTGGCGCCATCGGTGTCGGCCGGGTCGCCACGGTAATGGGCCGCTATTTCGCCATGGACCGGGACAACCGCTGGGAGCGGGTGGAGCGGGCCTGGCGCGCGTTGACGGCGGGCGCCGGCCAGATCGTCGCCTCCAGCGCCGAGGCCATTGCCGGCGCCTACGAAACGGGGCAGACCGATGAATTCGTCGAACCGCGGATCGTTCGTCGCCCGGCAGACCCCGCCGGAACAGTCGAGGACGGCGATGCCGTCATCTTCTTCAACTTTCGCTCCGACCGGGCCCGCGAGATCACCCGCGCCTTCACCGATCCGGACTTCGCCGGCTTTGTCCGGGCGAAGATTCCGAAGCTGGCCACCTACGTCTGTCTGACCGAATACGATGAAACCTTCGGCCTGCCGGTTGCCTTTCCCTCCCAGAGCTACGCGAATATTCTCGGCGAGGTTGTCGCCCGGGCCGGCAAGACCCAACTGCGCATTGCCGAGACGGAGAAATACGCCCACGTCACCTTCTTCTTCAACGGCGGCAGCGAAGTTCCGTTTGCCGGCGAGGACCGGGTCCTGATTCCGTCGCCGCAGGAAGTCGCCACCTATGACCAGAAGCCGGCCATGAGCGCCCGGCTCGTCACCGACGAAGTGGTGGCGCGCGCAGCCTCGGCAGCCTATGATCTGATCGTGCTCAATTACGCCAATCCCGACATGGTCGGCCACACCGGCATCCGCCCGGCGGCGGTCGCCGCCATGGAGACGGTGGACGCCTGTGTCGGGCGGGTGGTGGACGCCGTTCTCGCGGCTGGGGGCTCGCTGCTGATCGCCTCCGACCACGGCAACTGCGAGCAGATGGTCGACGAGACCGGCCAGCCGCATACCGCGCACACCGCCAACCCTGTGCCGTTGCTGCTGGTCGATCCCGACCACCGGACTGCGAAGTTGCGCGAAGGGATTCTTGCCGACATCGCCCCGACCATCCTCGAGCTGATGAAACTGGAAAAACCTGCCGAGATGACGGGGAAAAGCCTGCTGGTTTAA
- a CDS encoding ComF family protein encodes MNYPYGIRGGGMSIHQWLHAEFCGLLDLLLPPACPLCGSESGGHPPSYFCPDCFAGIHPLGSPCCPRCALPYATEEGSNHLCESCLRDAPPFSRIVALGIYEETLRTAVQRFKYEGAIVLDRPLAELLATVLESDGPFRPDLLIPVPLHHSRLRERTYNQALLLANVLGRRWRLPVPSRLLVRSRPTPQQQGLKAEVRRQNMKGAFALNRKLNGERVLLIDDVVTTGATVRECSRVLLERGAGEVGVAVLARARRHHV; translated from the coding sequence ATGAATTACCCCTACGGCATTCGGGGAGGGGGAATGTCCATTCACCAGTGGCTGCATGCCGAGTTCTGCGGTCTCCTCGATCTGCTGCTTCCTCCCGCCTGCCCGCTGTGCGGTTCCGAGTCCGGGGGGCACCCCCCATCTTATTTCTGTCCCGACTGCTTCGCCGGCATCCACCCGCTTGGCTCCCCCTGCTGCCCGCGCTGCGCCCTTCCCTATGCAACCGAAGAAGGCAGCAATCACCTCTGCGAATCCTGTCTCCGCGATGCGCCACCCTTCAGCCGAATTGTTGCCCTCGGCATCTATGAGGAGACATTGCGCACGGCTGTGCAGCGGTTCAAGTACGAAGGGGCGATTGTTCTCGATCGGCCCTTGGCGGAGCTTCTGGCGACGGTTCTGGAGAGTGACGGCCCCTTTCGTCCCGACCTGCTGATTCCCGTTCCTCTGCACCACTCGCGCCTGCGTGAGCGAACCTACAATCAGGCGCTGCTGCTGGCCAATGTGCTTGGCCGCCGCTGGCGGCTGCCGGTGCCGTCTCGCCTGTTGGTGCGCAGCCGGCCGACCCCGCAGCAGCAGGGGCTGAAGGCGGAAGTGCGGCGACAGAACATGAAAGGAGCTTTCGCCCTGAACCGGAAATTGAACGGCGAGCGGGTGTTGCTGATCGATGACGTCGTGACCACCGGCGCCACGGTGCGCGAATGCAGCCGGGTACTGCTGGAGAGGGGAGCGGGAGAGGTGGGTGTTGCCGTGCTGGCGCGGGCTCGTCGCCATCATGTCTGA